In Pyrus communis chromosome 15, drPyrComm1.1, whole genome shotgun sequence, the genomic stretch GGAAAACGAGCAAACAATAAAacacatgaaaacagaaacggATGGAACTAAACAAACCTAAAAATAGTAAGCATTAGCCATGAAACCTAACTTTGGAAGTTGCTAGAATCGTTTGCTGGAGGAAGGATGGAAAAGTAATTTCATTCGATCCACTAAGATGGGGATTTTGATGAACTCAATTTGTCATACTCATTCCTTCTTGCAAGCGAAGCAACATAATATGCTTCCTTTATTTGTTGAAAGAACACATCTCGCCTACCTAATTTCCAACGAGTTTGCTAAGAACTTGAGTCAGTTCCCATATTGTTTTGAGGCAAGAGTACGTTTTCCACTACTTTATGGCTGTGTTTCTTTTAGCTATCGTGACGGGTCTGGCCGTCCTCGTCACAAGACATACTCGTTTGAAGTCGTTTTGTTGTAAATGTGATCGAGAtaggttttgaaaatttaagCTCGGCTTAGGTCTCGTCACCGAGCTAGGCCTATTCAGGCTGAACTAGAAGTATTAAAGGGTATCAAACAAGTGATATGTTTAGTATTTTCAAATGCTACATTCATTATATTTCTAGATTTCTAAAGGTAACGTTGAGTTGCAAATGTGGGTTAGTCCAATTGGTCAGGAGCAATGCGTCTGTTCTTTTGCACTCAAGTTGGAATAAATATCTTGTAAATTAGAATAATTTTATTAGAATATCGTCTTATTAAAAGTGATATATAGCTTGGGTTGGTCCAAATTCAAAAACATCAAGTTTAGgcccttttcttttcctatgAGCGTGTCTAAGGTGCGGACGAAGCATGCATACAAGGATCTAATGGCTGAAAATGGACAAGCTCATGTCATTGTGACCCGGTgcatttacaaaatttaaattttttttattcagttGACGTGTTTTTGTTTGATGGAGGGAAATAGGGGGTAAGTGGGAAATAGGGGTTGGCTGTTGCGTGCTTTGAAGAGGAAAAAAGAGGGGAAGAGAGGCAGACATAGGGAGCTGGAGTTTGGAATGGATTTGTGGTGCTGGGTTTCTACTGCAACCTAGTAATCCcataacctaaaaaaaaaatttgttcattGGGTGTATTTGTGACGACGAGGGTTTTCTCTGCCGGGGAAGAGGGGCAGAGAGAGGGAAGTGTTGAAGGGTGTGTGGTAGCTGAATTTATAGAATATTGAAGCATGCTTGGATTAGATTGAAGTTGACATGGTTGGTTCATCCACAACCTCAGAAGAAACCCAAATTTTGAAGATGAGTGTTTGAATAATTGCAGAACTTATGTTATAATGCATTTCCATTGgagtgtggttttttttttcaaaatatggGGTTTGAAACCATAATGTTGGTGGTTATCAGTGGATTTGGTTGAAATCGTGAAAGTGGATTTTAGATATATAGGTGTAAACTTTGTGCTGGCTTGTGATAAGTTGTGTTGTTCTTGTGTAACTTTGTTGCATGTAGACATTGAAGTATAATTTGATGGGGAGAGATAGAAATAGAACAAAATTGTTGTTGACAGAGAAGATGTAGATGCAGGGGATGAATTAGGTGCAAGGAGGGTTGAATTTGTGGTACCAAGAGTAGATGAAGAGTTGAAACCAAAATTGAGAATGGAGTTTGATTCGTTAGATGAAGGGTATAGGTTTTACAACAACTATGCACTTGCAGCGGGGTTTGGGATTCGAGAGCATAGTAGGAGAAAGTCCATTGATGGTGAATGTTGGTTAAGGAAAGAATTTGTTTGTTGCAAACAAGGGAAGAAGAGGGATAATGGTAATCCCAAACCtaataagaaaggaaaaaaaggagatgCTAGAACTCAGTGCAAGGCGAAACTTGCGTTGAATAGGGGAAGTGGTTGTGAAAAGTTTGTTGTAATGGTTTTCATTGAAGGACACAACCACCCTATGTCAAGTGCGTTACACTTATTTAGATCACACCGTCAAGTTTCGAGGACAATGAAGGCGATGATTGAACAATGCGGGAAGGccaatatttccacaagtaaACAAATGGCTTTGTTGGAGGTGCAAAGTGGGGAAATTGGAAATATTGGTTGCACCCCCAAGGATATGTATAATGTGGAACAACAATTGCAAGCCCATCTAATTGGGCATGATGCCGAAATGTTGAAAAAGCATTTTGaggatgagaaagaaaaaaatgattcaTTCTATTTCAAGATGGAGATTGACGAAAGCAGAACACTTGAAAATTTCTTTTGGGCAAATGCTAAGTCACGACATGGTTACGACCTTTTTGGTAATGTGATTTTGTTTGACACCACTTTCAACACCAATGCCTACGTGATGATGTTTGCTCCTTCGTTAGGAGCAGTGTTATAAAAATCGCCTAGGCACTGGGCGGTGAAGTGCCGTTGAGATTTATGCTAAAACGTTCATAAATCGGATAAGAGTTAGtcggccgcctaggcgctattTAGGCAGTCTAGGCGGTTTAGGCAGCCTCTCGAAGCCTCGTCGGTTCTCCGTTTTGTTGCGATCTgatgagaagagagagagtaaaTTGGAAATCTCAGCGACACATACAAACCCCACTTGATTGTTCTAAGAATCTACCTCAGATTTCTTTGGATGATGTTGTTTGTTCGTTGGGATATTTGGAATTCTTTCGGGCTTTTGGAATGAAAGTTGGAGGTTTGGAGTAGCTTATGGAGGTAGTGTGAGAGGTCTGATGGGGAAAATAACTGGTtctaagagagaaaggagaagaaCAAGCGGCATCTTtgttgaagagagagagagggcgatGGAAATGAGGCTGCTTATAATACGAAAAAGAAATAGAGGCAGATGTATGATAGTATAAAACAACCCATGTGGTTATAATTAGTTGATGGAAATGAGGCACTCATAATAGAGGACAGATAAAGGTAAAGCATATAAGCCGCATGATTTGGCTTTTTAAATTAATAGATGGAAACGATGTTGCAGAAGGGAGagaggagaagaggaaaagaagggATGGGTTGGGCTGTTATATATGCTTaccattttattaatttttgaatttgggtTAATAAAACAGTTCATCTTATTAAATGTAACTAGTTTttgttataataaatttaattaaatttcaaaaaattataaatcCACCTAGTCCACCTAGGCCCCAACCGGCCGCCCAACTGgagcctagcgtcttttagaaccatgATTAGGCATTAATAACCACGGTCAAACCACGATATTCGGCTGTGCAttcttgaaaaatgaaaaatcgaGAGCTTTGAGTGGTTGTTTGAAGAAATGCTCAAGGCTATGCCAGGTGAGCCATAACAAAGGCTATCGACAGCAAACTACCAACCACATTTCATCGGTACTGCATATGGCATATTTGTAACAAGTTCAATGACAAGGGTTGGGTTGGGGGAGCTTTCAAGGATTTGCATGATTTCATATGGGATATCAAAAGCAAAGAAGAATTTGAGGCAAGGTGGAAGGTGTTGGTAAAAGAATGTGAgttcactactacaaaattggCTTAATGTGTCAGAAAGTGGTGGCAGTTTTATACTATTACTGTCAGATAAAATATTTCTGacaacatctttaaaaagtGTCGGATAACAAAGTACTATTATTGCTTATATCTGACATTAGAGCACTACTTTCTGACAATAATAATGAAGCGGGCCCTTAACTTCACaagatttatttttaaaatatttttaaccaattcTAGCGGCTATATCCGACATCAGTCAGTAATGTgtcaaattatattatattattttcaaatttttaatactAACTCTGGTTGTTATATCCGACacaaatattttcaaattttttacacTAACACTggcggttatatccgacacaattattattttatttttttaaatcctgGCAAATTTTGGGAGCGAATTTTGGGGGGGATATTTCTCACCATTCTTTACATTGAAAAGTGTGATGTCGGTTCTATCCGACGTCAATAGGAAAGTATGCTGGAAAATTTTTTACATCGCTGTTGGTTTTAACCGACAGTACTACTAATTCTACATAATAAAACCCATCTCCCTCTTCCTTGTGCCGCTTCCTTCTCCCTTCCCCAATTTCTTCTCCTTCCCACTGCATTCATTTCCTCTCATccttctttccttttccttctcttcTCCCATTCTCCTCtctcattttcccttttttcttttctccccttctccttcatttccctttcatttcctaTTCTTCTTTTCGGtgtctctttcttcttttctcccttttcttcttttcattttatcTTCATACCATGATTTTTTATCCACTTCATCCAGTTCCTCCATCACTCACTCTATGACAGTCATCGATCTCATCTTcccttcttctctctctaataTGACAACACAGGATTTACGCCAAACACCAGGAATGTCACGGTTTCCTGCTCCTGTTTTCTATTGTGTGTAAGGGATTTTGCTTGTCTAAGGTAATTAGTGAGGGattttgtttcaacattttCAAGTTAACTAAAAATTTGTAGTTCCCTAATTTTATTATGGTTTTGTAGTTTTTGTTCAATTCAATCTATTTTTATGACTAATTTGCTAATTAtcaaatttctcatacattgttCTGTTTAAaccacatttatttttatctaattTCTTAATATTTAGTGATGTTTTTGGCATCAATTGCtgttgaaattttgttaattcaTGTTTTCTCATGTGATGGATTGTTGTTTTGTAGTGAAGAGTAccgaaagaagaaaaggaaaagagaagggGGGAAGGGGGAAAGGAGAAAGGTAGCACCGatagaagaagaggaagaaaagaagaaaaggaaaagaagataggacaaaggaaaagtcatcattatgttttctttattttgttgtatAAACACTTTGTTTAATGACATATATTGCTAGAGAACATTACCGATGGAAGCATTTATGTCAGATaaggaattttatttttaaaatgagcATCGGTGTCGGATAAGGGagcatttttgtttattttttttatttttatccaaaacataaatttggttttgtttacttttatatttatatatattttttattatgttggTTATATGTGACAACAt encodes the following:
- the LOC137717017 gene encoding protein FAR1-RELATED SEQUENCE 5-like, which encodes MGWSVAFLWLGARLFCGLEQIDRVLGRFLDRVLGNFVSSGTALKEDVDAGDELGARRVEFVVPRVDEELKPKLRMEFDSLDEGYRFYNNYALAAGFGIREHSRRKSIDGECWLRKEFVCCKQGKKRDNGNPKPNKKGKKGDARTQCKAKLALNRGSGCEKFVVMVFIEGHNHPMSSALHLFRSHRQVSRTMKAMIEQCGKANISTSKQMALLEVQSGEIGNIGCTPKDMYNVEQQLQAHLIGHDAEMLKKHFEDEKEKNDSFYFKMEIDESRTLENFFWANAKSRHGYDLFGNVILFDTTFNTNAYVMMFAPSLGAVL